A section of the Dehalobacter sp. DCM genome encodes:
- the purC gene encoding phosphoribosylaminoimidazolesuccinocarboxamide synthase: MEKREMLYEGKAKKIYDTNDKNYFWVEYKDDATAFNGIKKGTIVDKGVINNKMSAMMFTYLEKNGVNTHFVELLSDREQIVKRLTMIPLEIVVRNIVAGSLCKKVGKEEGYILPSPIFELYYKDDALGDPMVNETHAIAMGWATLEQIKTMQEIALKVNTIMTNIVAAAGIDLVDYKLEFGMIDGKVMLGDEISPDTCRFWDKDTGEKLDKDRFRRDLGKIEEAYAEVYTRIQEAVQNAQA; the protein is encoded by the coding sequence ATGGAAAAAAGGGAAATGCTTTATGAAGGAAAAGCCAAGAAGATTTATGATACCAACGACAAAAACTATTTTTGGGTAGAGTATAAAGATGACGCCACGGCCTTTAACGGGATAAAGAAGGGCACCATCGTTGACAAAGGGGTCATCAATAACAAAATGTCAGCGATGATGTTTACGTATCTGGAGAAGAATGGCGTTAACACGCACTTCGTCGAACTGTTAAGCGATCGGGAGCAAATTGTCAAACGGTTGACAATGATCCCGCTGGAAATTGTTGTTCGCAATATTGTAGCCGGCAGCCTATGCAAAAAAGTAGGTAAAGAAGAGGGCTATATCCTCCCGTCCCCGATCTTTGAACTTTACTACAAGGATGATGCCCTGGGTGACCCTATGGTCAACGAAACCCACGCCATTGCCATGGGTTGGGCGACGCTGGAACAAATCAAAACAATGCAGGAAATTGCGCTGAAGGTAAATACCATTATGACCAACATTGTTGCCGCCGCCGGTATCGATCTTGTTGATTACAAGCTGGAATTTGGCATGATTGACGGCAAAGTTATGCTCGGAGATGAAATATCTCCGGATACGTGTCGTTTCTGGGATAAAGATACCGGCGAAAAGCTGGATAAGGATCGTTTCCGTCGTGACCTCGGAAAAATTGAGGAAGCTTATGCTGAAGTTTATACCCGTATTCAGGAGGCAGTCCAAAATGCGCAAGCCTAA
- the purB gene encoding adenylosuccinate lyase encodes MIERYTLPAMGKIWRDDYRLTLWLKIEIAACEAWAKKGKIPPEAVDVIKQKAAFSWERVKEIEETTQHDVLAFLTNVAENVGDEAKYIHLGLTSSDVLDTSLSLQLIEASDILLEKMTKLIDVLGQKALEYKDTLQMGRSHGIHAEPITFGLKFALWYDEMRRQIERLEDAKEGIRVGKISGAVGTFANIEPEIEELVCESLGLKPAPVSTQIIQRDRHAYFVAVLAGIASSLDKIATEIRNLQRTDVHEVEEPFGKGQKGSSAMPHKKNPVVSERICGMARLIRGNAQVAFENVALWHERDISHSSAERVILPDSTIALDYMLHKMIQTLEGLRVFPDQMLTNIEKVYGLIFSQRVMLSLVEKGMSREEAYALVQRNAMKAWDTKVPFKNLVLGESEIMQVLTTEEVDALFDYSYHTQHVDYIFKRVGLL; translated from the coding sequence GTGATAGAAAGGTATACCCTTCCCGCAATGGGGAAAATATGGAGAGATGATTATCGGCTGACTTTGTGGTTGAAAATTGAGATTGCCGCTTGCGAGGCTTGGGCAAAAAAGGGAAAGATCCCGCCGGAAGCAGTAGATGTAATTAAACAAAAAGCTGCATTTTCCTGGGAACGCGTGAAAGAGATCGAAGAAACCACACAGCATGACGTGCTGGCATTTCTGACTAATGTCGCTGAAAATGTTGGCGACGAAGCGAAGTACATCCATCTTGGGCTTACCTCGTCCGATGTACTGGACACCTCGCTCTCGCTGCAGCTGATTGAAGCTTCGGATATTCTCCTGGAAAAAATGACAAAACTAATCGATGTCTTAGGGCAAAAAGCCTTGGAATATAAGGATACACTGCAAATGGGCCGTTCCCATGGCATTCATGCAGAGCCCATCACGTTTGGCCTAAAGTTTGCACTCTGGTATGATGAGATGCGCCGACAGATTGAACGGCTGGAAGATGCCAAGGAAGGGATCCGGGTCGGAAAAATATCCGGCGCAGTGGGGACCTTTGCTAATATCGAGCCGGAAATTGAGGAGTTAGTCTGTGAGAGCCTGGGCTTGAAACCGGCCCCGGTATCGACCCAGATTATTCAAAGGGACAGGCATGCCTATTTCGTGGCAGTGCTTGCCGGTATTGCATCTTCGTTGGATAAAATTGCGACGGAGATCCGTAATTTGCAGCGTACAGACGTCCATGAAGTCGAAGAACCATTCGGCAAAGGTCAAAAAGGTTCTTCTGCGATGCCGCACAAAAAAAACCCGGTTGTTTCAGAGCGTATTTGTGGGATGGCACGCCTGATCCGTGGCAATGCCCAAGTGGCTTTTGAAAATGTAGCCCTTTGGCATGAACGGGATATCTCCCATTCTTCAGCTGAACGGGTTATTCTTCCTGACAGTACGATTGCACTGGATTATATGCTGCACAAAATGATCCAGACCTTAGAGGGATTAAGGGTATTCCCGGATCAAATGCTGACCAATATTGAGAAAGTCTATGGCCTCATCTTTTCGCAGCGTGTGATGCTGTCTCTTGTTGAAAAAGGCATGAGCAGAGAAGAGGCTTATGCACTGGTACAGAGGAACGCAATGAAGGCCTGGGATACGAAAGTGCCTTTTAAGAACTTGGTATTAGGAGAATCGGAAATTATGCAGGTGTTGACTACGGAGGAAGTCGATGCCCTGTTTGATTATTCATACCATACCCAGCATGTGGATTATATTTTCAAAAGAGTCGGGCTCCTTTAA
- the purE gene encoding 5-(carboxyamino)imidazole ribonucleotide mutase, translated as MVSVGIVMGSDSDLTIMEDAAKIMDQFSISYEMKISSAHRTLKRTVDWVEGFVQQGGKVIIAGAGMAAHLPGVIAGACVVPVIGVPIKSGALDGIDALYAIVQMPPGIPVATVGINSARNAALLAVEMLAMADARLQEELLKYRQKMAADVEAKDNALQDKLKAAK; from the coding sequence ATGGTTTCTGTAGGAATTGTTATGGGCAGCGATTCTGATTTGACGATCATGGAGGATGCTGCCAAAATAATGGATCAATTCTCAATTTCCTATGAAATGAAAATTTCTTCGGCGCATCGTACATTAAAACGGACTGTCGATTGGGTTGAGGGTTTTGTACAGCAGGGCGGCAAAGTAATCATTGCAGGAGCCGGCATGGCCGCTCATCTTCCCGGCGTAATTGCCGGCGCATGTGTCGTTCCGGTTATTGGCGTCCCGATTAAGAGCGGCGCTTTGGATGGTATTGATGCGCTTTATGCCATTGTTCAAATGCCTCCGGGAATCCCTGTAGCAACGGTCGGAATCAACAGTGCTCGGAATGCAGCGCTTTTAGCTGTAGAAATGCTAGCGATGGCCGATGCACGCTTACAGGAAGAATTACTTAAATACCGCCAAAAGATGGCAGCTGATGTTGAAGCAAAAGATAATGCACTTCAGGATAAATTGAAAGCCGCTAAGTGA
- a CDS encoding sigma-54-dependent Fis family transcriptional regulator, with the protein MDMPIEQLLSPIIKNRQNGNTPALLKDSNDIIVIEKIKQQKYDVLSGKISPAEVDLVRPEIVDSWLRSYRDGLDLFKIHKAPTLNSHDFKALLKENDLLIRIADSYIRQLKNMLYNIDCIIVLTDAKGIILRVLEGKNNRINEENYMRPGAIWTEKTVGTCSHSLCLLLESPIQICGPEHYCESFNYTTVSSAPIFDPNHNLLGTLSIASADFYNQNEHTLGFAVSMAWAIQNELRAAGNDEFFYATLESYQEGVITINKNGYITKANKLALNYFSFNDSELQGSKIEDVLGYQPAINAVLETGKPVLDAQIYILKTGNLKLELRSVQPVKNKDGLIIGCVINIVKSNKPKKVINQYKNEETRFTFNDIIATSPLMIRTIEMTKKFAQINTNILLEGESGTGKELFAQAIHNEKRPEGPFIAVNCAAIPSNLIESELFGYEGGAFTGAERSGRLGKIELANGGTLFLDEIGDMPAELQPVLLRVLEERKIMRIGGSKYIPIDFNLVAATNKDLLEMVSNNEFREDLYYRLAVFKASIPPLRERGPDIIRLAKNFINVTAEKLQIEVPYLGENASNVLIRYHWPGNVRQLENAMFYAVNMAQEGIIQIDDLPTEIKGFYHSEHSMDENKIPGGQVKADANLSIREMEKIAIIKALQQTKNNVSEAAKILGFSKTTMYRKIKEYNIDAPVRIKNC; encoded by the coding sequence ATGGACATGCCCATAGAGCAACTGCTGAGTCCAATCATCAAAAATAGACAAAATGGTAACACCCCGGCACTTCTTAAAGATTCAAATGATATTATTGTTATAGAAAAAATCAAACAGCAAAAGTATGATGTTTTAAGCGGCAAAATCAGTCCTGCTGAGGTTGACCTTGTACGACCGGAAATCGTGGATTCCTGGTTAAGATCCTATCGCGACGGCTTGGATTTATTTAAAATTCATAAAGCGCCTACTTTAAACTCTCACGATTTTAAAGCGTTATTAAAAGAAAATGATTTGCTGATTCGAATCGCAGATTCCTATATCCGACAGCTTAAGAACATGCTGTATAACATTGACTGCATTATTGTTCTGACCGATGCGAAAGGGATTATATTAAGAGTATTAGAAGGTAAAAACAATCGTATCAATGAGGAAAACTATATGCGGCCGGGGGCAATCTGGACCGAAAAGACGGTGGGGACATGTTCTCATAGCCTGTGTCTTTTGCTGGAAAGCCCCATTCAAATCTGCGGACCTGAACATTACTGTGAGTCATTTAACTATACAACGGTATCGTCAGCGCCAATTTTTGATCCCAATCATAATCTTCTTGGAACACTCAGTATCGCCAGCGCCGATTTCTATAATCAAAATGAGCATACCTTGGGCTTTGCAGTCAGTATGGCCTGGGCTATCCAAAATGAATTGCGGGCAGCGGGAAATGACGAGTTTTTCTATGCAACATTGGAGTCATACCAGGAAGGCGTTATCACTATTAATAAGAATGGCTATATCACTAAGGCCAATAAGCTGGCTCTGAACTACTTTTCATTTAACGATAGCGAGTTGCAGGGAAGTAAAATTGAGGATGTATTAGGTTATCAGCCAGCGATCAACGCTGTTTTGGAGACAGGGAAGCCCGTACTTGATGCTCAAATCTATATCCTAAAAACCGGTAATTTGAAATTAGAATTACGATCCGTACAACCCGTTAAAAATAAAGACGGACTGATTATCGGATGCGTGATCAATATTGTGAAAAGCAATAAACCGAAAAAGGTGATTAACCAATATAAGAATGAGGAAACGCGCTTTACCTTTAATGATATTATCGCCACCTCGCCGCTTATGATTCGCACGATTGAAATGACTAAAAAATTTGCGCAAATCAATACCAACATACTGCTGGAAGGGGAAAGCGGTACGGGCAAAGAACTTTTCGCTCAAGCCATTCACAATGAAAAGCGGCCGGAAGGACCTTTTATCGCAGTAAACTGTGCAGCGATACCGTCTAACCTCATTGAAAGCGAACTCTTTGGTTATGAAGGAGGCGCATTTACTGGTGCTGAGCGCAGCGGAAGATTAGGCAAAATCGAATTGGCGAACGGCGGAACGCTATTTTTGGATGAAATCGGCGATATGCCCGCGGAATTGCAGCCTGTTCTGTTGCGCGTACTTGAAGAAAGAAAGATCATGCGTATTGGTGGCAGTAAATACATCCCTATTGATTTTAACCTCGTTGCGGCAACAAATAAGGATTTACTTGAAATGGTGTCGAATAATGAATTCCGAGAGGACTTATATTACCGGTTAGCTGTATTCAAAGCATCGATACCGCCTTTGCGGGAACGCGGACCGGATATCATTCGGTTAGCAAAAAACTTTATTAACGTAACGGCTGAGAAACTGCAAATCGAAGTGCCGTATTTAGGCGAAAATGCAAGCAATGTGCTCATCCGTTACCATTGGCCAGGCAATGTCCGACAGTTGGAAAACGCCATGTTTTACGCCGTCAACATGGCTCAGGAAGGAATTATTCAAATCGATGATCTCCCTACTGAAATAAAAGGTTTTTATCATTCGGAACATAGTATGGATGAAAACAAAATACCGGGTGGTCAAGTTAAGGCCGATGCGAATCTATCGATAAGAGAGATGGAAAAGATCGCAATAATCAAGGCGTTGCAGCAAACAAAAAATAATGTAAGTGAAGCCGCAAAGATATTAGGTTTCAGTAAGACGACGATGTATCGTAAAATCAAAGAATATAACATTGATGCACCGGTGAGAATAAAAAATTGTTGA
- a CDS encoding NmrA family NAD(P)-binding protein, translated as MGKIIITGVDGNFGGYAARSIMKKVPVTDLIFTAPNKNALEAFAAQGVETRYADFNNPEQLKEAFAGGEVLLLISMPFVGEKRRNAHKAAVDAAVAAGVKKIVYTSIVGSGDDSCDSYEKFDHQYTENYILTTPLKYVFLRNSQYAEAMISAFEEAAASTGILSNNMGEGRMAHVSRNDCAEAAACAAAGAGVDNTVYYISGPTANTMEEFCAIGSEVTGKKVTYQYVDDEANYAFFDSLGVPRRTDGEWAESAKAFPFCSEGMVTFGAAIRNDKMSYCTHDFETLTGKKPKSVRQMFEDIANYRVGKRTSTD; from the coding sequence ATGGGCAAAATCATTATCACCGGTGTCGACGGTAACTTTGGCGGGTATGCCGCCAGAAGTATTATGAAGAAGGTCCCTGTGACGGATCTTATTTTTACGGCACCCAATAAAAACGCGTTAGAAGCCTTCGCAGCCCAGGGCGTGGAGACCCGTTATGCCGACTTTAATAATCCGGAGCAGCTGAAAGAAGCTTTTGCCGGCGGTGAGGTATTGCTCCTGATATCGATGCCGTTTGTCGGGGAAAAGAGAAGGAATGCCCATAAAGCGGCTGTAGATGCTGCTGTCGCTGCCGGGGTCAAAAAGATCGTCTATACCTCCATTGTCGGAAGTGGTGACGATTCCTGCGATTCCTACGAAAAGTTCGATCACCAGTATACGGAAAACTATATCCTGACTACCCCTTTAAAATATGTATTTTTACGCAATTCCCAATACGCTGAAGCGATGATCTCCGCCTTTGAAGAAGCGGCTGCATCCACAGGGATTCTTTCTAATAATATGGGTGAGGGACGAATGGCCCATGTCTCGCGCAACGACTGTGCAGAAGCCGCTGCCTGTGCTGCAGCGGGGGCCGGTGTAGACAACACAGTCTATTACATTTCCGGACCGACCGCCAATACCATGGAAGAATTTTGTGCCATTGGCTCGGAAGTGACAGGGAAAAAGGTGACCTATCAGTATGTAGACGATGAAGCCAACTATGCCTTCTTTGATTCCCTCGGTGTGCCGCGGCGGACGGATGGGGAATGGGCTGAAAGCGCCAAAGCGTTTCCGTTCTGCTCTGAAGGGATGGTTACATTTGGGGCCGCTATCCGCAATGACAAAATGAGCTATTGCACCCATGACTTCGAGACGCTCACAGGCAAAAAGCCGAAAAGCGTCCGTCAGATGTTTGAAGACATCGCCAATTACCGCGTGGGCAAAAGGACATCGACGGACTGA
- a CDS encoding MFS transporter, translated as MKKANSGILLKLAILLIALQEVGTGAATPALGIIQAAMPDVNPILIQNIASITYLTIVVGGLAYSWFAKVMRKRVILYIAVFCFIIGGIAPAFLNNIYLILFFRAVVGFGVGLMYPMANDYVVDYYDGNEKQKMIGWAFAISMFGGIIFQQLGGSLAAVNWHYTFFSYLLGILFFAIPLLFLPEPPKKAELVKGTAQEKAKVPARQWVLSVLNALWNVGFAAVVTNAAIIIITEGVGTGGQIGTAFSIMTLGGFVGGFFFSHIRNFLKGFSLLACYWVVAIGFFVFVYAGTSINMIYFSMAIIGVGLGFAGSNFFNKTSDIVPYAAAGSAFALLSAFNGLGGFFSPFILTALTGAFGMAPGRPSLLLGAIILSGLGVVAFIFDRATPKIPESVRPTLSAK; from the coding sequence ATGAAGAAAGCGAATAGTGGTATTTTACTCAAACTGGCTATCCTCCTCATCGCCCTGCAAGAAGTCGGCACGGGCGCAGCCACACCGGCCCTCGGCATCATTCAGGCGGCGATGCCGGACGTCAATCCAATTCTGATTCAAAATATCGCCTCGATTACCTATTTAACGATCGTTGTTGGCGGACTGGCTTATAGTTGGTTTGCTAAAGTCATGAGAAAAAGAGTCATTCTCTATATCGCTGTTTTCTGTTTTATCATCGGTGGTATTGCGCCGGCATTTTTGAATAACATCTATCTCATCCTGTTCTTCCGGGCAGTTGTCGGCTTCGGTGTAGGACTCATGTACCCGATGGCCAATGACTATGTCGTTGATTATTACGACGGTAACGAAAAACAGAAGATGATCGGCTGGGCCTTTGCGATCAGCATGTTTGGCGGTATCATCTTCCAGCAGCTCGGTGGAAGTCTTGCTGCTGTTAATTGGCATTACACTTTCTTCTCCTATCTCCTCGGTATTCTCTTCTTTGCCATCCCGCTCTTGTTCCTGCCCGAGCCTCCGAAAAAAGCGGAATTGGTCAAGGGAACGGCTCAGGAAAAAGCCAAGGTACCGGCCCGTCAATGGGTGCTCAGCGTTTTGAACGCGCTTTGGAACGTTGGTTTTGCTGCGGTTGTTACCAATGCAGCCATTATTATCATCACTGAAGGCGTCGGTACCGGTGGTCAGATCGGTACAGCCTTCTCCATTATGACCCTGGGCGGTTTTGTAGGGGGCTTCTTCTTCTCGCACATCCGTAATTTCCTTAAAGGTTTCTCCCTGCTGGCATGCTATTGGGTCGTAGCAATCGGTTTCTTCGTGTTCGTCTACGCTGGAACTTCAATCAATATGATCTACTTCTCCATGGCAATTATCGGTGTAGGCTTAGGCTTTGCCGGCTCCAACTTCTTTAATAAAACTTCTGATATCGTTCCTTACGCCGCTGCCGGATCGGCATTTGCCTTGCTCTCAGCCTTCAACGGATTAGGCGGTTTCTTCTCCCCGTTTATTCTGACCGCATTGACAGGCGCTTTTGGCATGGCTCCCGGCAGACCGTCACTCTTGCTTGGCGCCATCATCTTAAGTGGACTTGGTGTTGTTGCCTTCATATTTGATAGGGCCACTCCGAAGATTCCGGAGAGCGTCAGACCGACACTGTCTGCCAAATAA
- a CDS encoding oxidoreductase has translation MSQYKFKHLFEPIQLGKTVFRNRIFASPQDYPGLTDNRFLTEEAAYFYERKALGGFASVCVGDMMVDAAYGRSHPFQMRGNDFLGKANFTRVSTAIIRHGAMAAIELVHAGQNANPLLMPENRGYVLGPCDGIRPDGVEIRGMNDEQIAELIMAYADAASFARQCGFGMITLHGGHGWQMSQFISARDNKRTDQWGGSIENRMRFPLAVVEAVRKRIGPAVPIEFRMSGTEFLPDGYDIDEGIRIAQALDGHVDLIHVSVGHHEIDAASMATHPPMFRPDGCNVTYAAAIKKVVKTPVATVGALTDPAMMEEIIASGQADVVALGRQTLADPDLPIKARLGREEEITPCLRCFNCFSHSTVGGVFYCTVNPEIGREQLSMTQAPPMHKKTVLVAGGGMGGMEAALTAAKRGHTVILCEKSDRLGGALLCEENIPFKANLAVYIKRQAQKVSRSPIKLHLNTEVTPELAKSFQPDVIIAAMGARPMIPNIPGIEGKNVVGAEAVYYQPEIVGNKAVIMGGGLVGIELGIFLAQKGHDITIVEMANGTIATPPQVEGTSGRMSGLMEMPLGFPLVHGVGLMEELKKFKNLQIRVSTKALEVTAEGLVVEGADGIRTIEADTVIYAIGQKPLREEAYALADYAPEFYTIGDCVTPKTIYEATSVGYQIATDIGRY, from the coding sequence TTGAGTCAATACAAATTCAAACATCTATTTGAACCTATCCAATTGGGTAAAACCGTATTCCGCAACCGGATATTTGCCTCGCCCCAGGATTACCCGGGACTCACCGACAATCGGTTTCTCACGGAAGAAGCCGCCTATTTCTATGAAAGAAAAGCACTGGGGGGATTTGCGTCCGTCTGTGTCGGCGATATGATGGTCGATGCTGCCTACGGCCGCAGTCATCCTTTTCAGATGCGCGGCAACGATTTTTTGGGGAAAGCCAACTTCACCCGAGTCAGCACGGCGATCATCCGTCATGGGGCAATGGCCGCCATTGAGCTTGTTCATGCCGGGCAAAACGCCAATCCGCTGCTCATGCCGGAAAACAGAGGCTATGTCTTAGGCCCCTGTGACGGCATCCGTCCGGACGGCGTGGAAATCCGGGGGATGAATGACGAACAGATCGCGGAATTGATCATGGCCTATGCCGATGCGGCATCCTTCGCCCGGCAATGCGGGTTTGGCATGATCACCCTGCATGGCGGACATGGCTGGCAGATGTCACAGTTTATCTCAGCCCGGGATAATAAACGGACCGACCAATGGGGCGGATCCATCGAGAACCGGATGCGGTTCCCGTTAGCTGTTGTTGAAGCGGTCCGCAAACGGATCGGTCCGGCTGTACCCATCGAATTCCGGATGAGCGGGACGGAATTTCTGCCGGACGGCTACGATATAGACGAAGGCATCCGAATTGCCCAAGCCCTGGACGGCCACGTGGATCTGATCCATGTCTCGGTGGGGCACCATGAAATCGACGCGGCTTCCATGGCCACACACCCGCCGATGTTCCGTCCGGACGGATGTAATGTCACGTATGCCGCCGCCATCAAGAAAGTAGTCAAAACCCCGGTAGCCACAGTCGGTGCGTTAACGGATCCGGCCATGATGGAAGAGATCATCGCTTCCGGTCAAGCCGATGTGGTGGCCCTGGGACGGCAGACTTTGGCTGATCCGGATCTGCCGATCAAGGCGCGTCTGGGACGTGAAGAAGAGATCACACCTTGTCTGCGCTGCTTCAATTGTTTCTCCCACAGTACGGTGGGCGGTGTCTTCTATTGTACAGTGAATCCGGAAATAGGCCGCGAGCAGCTGAGTATGACCCAAGCACCGCCAATGCATAAGAAGACCGTGCTTGTGGCCGGAGGCGGCATGGGCGGAATGGAAGCGGCATTGACCGCAGCGAAGCGCGGACACACCGTTATTCTCTGTGAAAAGTCGGACAGGCTGGGCGGAGCGTTGTTATGTGAAGAGAATATCCCGTTTAAGGCCAATCTCGCTGTCTATATCAAGCGTCAGGCCCAAAAGGTATCCCGTTCGCCGATCAAACTTCACCTGAATACAGAAGTAACGCCGGAACTCGCCAAGTCCTTCCAGCCGGATGTGATTATCGCGGCCATGGGTGCCCGGCCAATGATCCCGAATATCCCGGGGATCGAAGGGAAGAATGTGGTCGGTGCGGAGGCAGTCTATTACCAGCCGGAGATTGTTGGCAATAAGGCAGTCATCATGGGGGGCGGACTGGTTGGGATCGAGCTGGGGATCTTCCTTGCCCAAAAAGGACATGACATCACCATTGTAGAAATGGCGAACGGAACCATTGCCACCCCGCCGCAAGTGGAAGGCACGTCCGGACGGATGAGCGGGCTGATGGAAATGCCATTGGGATTCCCGCTGGTGCATGGGGTCGGGTTGATGGAAGAATTGAAAAAATTCAAGAACCTGCAGATCCGTGTATCCACGAAAGCCTTGGAAGTGACGGCTGAAGGGTTGGTTGTTGAAGGGGCGGATGGAATCAGGACGATCGAAGCGGATACGGTGATTTATGCCATCGGTCAGAAACCCCTGCGCGAGGAAGCATATGCGCTGGCTGACTATGCGCCGGAATTCTATACCATCGGGGACTGTGTGACACCAAAGACCATTTATGAAGCAACCTCTGTCGGTTACCAGATCGCCACGGATATCGGCCGGTATTAA